Proteins encoded in a region of the Populus nigra chromosome 3, ddPopNigr1.1, whole genome shotgun sequence genome:
- the LOC133689826 gene encoding flocculation protein FLO11-like, which produces MMNNNINIINNSSNNNSRSTNGSLRESLVGGRNIPMGSQYYRRGHNVTGGGGFSKNNNGTDENLDLFSKNRRGLSVSSDESSDVSVKLERLAVGSAKFARSGIDDLLSSTEGGKHDYDWLLTPPGTPLSPSSEGSESKPTSVAPRSSSLARSTSTTKAVSRLSVSQSESYHSSRPTRSSSVTRPSISSSQYSTYSSNRSSSILNTSSASVSSYTRPSSPITRTPPVARPSTPPARPTPSRSSTPSRVRPAPTSSSVDKTPPSQNSRPSTPRSRGQSPANFSAAPTRSNSRPSTPTRRNPAPSSFAASSPSTSAGRVLSNGRIPGPASRPSSPSPRVRPPQQPVIPPDFPPDTPPNLRTTLQGRPLSAGRSRTGVSSAMKGNPETMGSLNAPRRHSSPIVTRGRLTEPSGKGRVHSNGHVADTPEPRKFSHVSEVGIRRPVKSSSAASDSTGFGRTISKKSLDMAIRHMDIRNGTGSARSLSSTTLFPQSIRSTTPKSQSVRSRSTQESINNGNSQNGDVLDNEIHFSRAAEIGHEANDGRYSAKLSDVDIYESSRYDAILLEDLKNTNWLHSIDDKSDQGPFFDNGSESLPEPFGLL; this is translated from the exons atgatgaataataatattaatattattaacaatagtagtaataataattctaGGAGCACTAATGGGAGTTTGAGAGAATCTCTAGTGGGAGGGAGGAATATTCCGATGGGATCCCAGTACTACCGCCGTGGTCATAATGTGACGGGTGGCGGTGGtttctctaaaaataataatggcaCGGACGAGAACTTGGATCTCTTCTCCAAGAACCGCCGCGGTCTCTCTGTCTCCTCCGATGAATCTTCTGATG TTTCAGTGAAATTGGAGAGACTTGCAGTTGGCTCAGCTAAATTTGCAAGGAGCGGGATCGATGATCTGTTATCATCCACGGAGGGAGGGAAGCATGATTATGATTG GCTTCTTACCCCCCCTGGAACTCCTCTTTCTCCTTCATCGGAAGGAAGTGAATCAAAACCAACTTCAGTGGCTCCACGAAGCAGTTCTTTGGCTAGATCAACTTCTACTACCAAGGCGGTTTCTAGG cttTCAGTTTCACAATCAGAGAGTTACCATTCCTCAAGACCAACTAGAAGCAGTTCAGTGACTCGACCTTCTATATCTTCTTCACAATACAGTACCTATTCCTCGAATAGGTCCTCTTCAATCCTAAATACAAGCTCAGCCTCTGTCTCATCTTATACTAGACCATCCTCCCCAATAACCCGCACGCCACCTGTAGCAAGACCTTCCACACCACCAGCCCGCCCAACACCATCACGTTCCTCAACCCCGTCAAGAGTTCGACCTGCCCCCACCAGCTCATCAGTTGACAAGACTCCACCCTCCCAAAACTCGAGGCCCTCCACTCCACGTTCTAGGGGGCAAAGTCCTGCAAACTTTAGTGCAGCACCCACTCGATCAAATTCTCGTCCATCAACTCCTACACGTCGGAACCCAGCACCTTCCTCATTTGCCGCATCAAGTCCTTCAACTTCTGCTGGACGTGTTCTGTCAAATGGTCGCATTCCTGGGCCAGCATCCCGACCAAGTTCCCCGAGCCCTCGAGTTCGGCCACCACAGCAACCAGTTATTCCTCCTGATTTTCCTCCAGACACACCTCCAAACCTCAGAACAACTTTGCAGGGGAGGCCGCTTTCTGCAGGTAGGTCCAGGACAGGTGTTTCTTCAGCTATGAAGGGGAACCCAGAAACCATGGGCTCTTTGAATGCACCAAGAAGACATTCATCTCCAATTGTCACAAGGGGAAGACTCACAGAGCCATCTGGAAAGGGCCGTGTGCACAGTAATGGGCATGTTGCTGATACACCTGAGCCTCGAAAGTTCTCACATGTGTCAGAAGTAGGAATAAGACGACCTGTAAAGTCATCATCAGCTGCCTCAGATAGCACTGGGTTTGGGAGGACTATATCTAAGAAGTCTCTGGATATGGCCATCAGGCATATG GACATAAGAAATGGCACAGGAAGCGCTCGATCACTTTCAAGCACCACCCTCTTTCCTCAGAGCATTAGATCCACCACTCCCAAAAGCCAATCTGTCCGTTCTCGGAGTACGCAAGAATCCATCAACAACGGAAATTCACAAAATGGAGATGTTTTGGATAATGAAATCCACTTTAGCAGGGCTGCAGAAATCGGGCATGAAGCAAATGATGGGCGATACTCTGCAAAATTGAGTGACGTTGACATCTATGAAAGCTCTCGATATGATGCAATATTACTCGAGGACTTGAAGAACACAAACTGGTTGCACAGTATTGATGATAAATCCGATCAAGGGCCCTTCTTTGATAATGGATCCGAGTCTCTGCCTGAACCTTTCGGCTTATTGTAA